Part of the candidate division KSB1 bacterium genome, GGTTGAGCTCCGAGGGCAAGATTTGGGTTGCATCTTGTCTTTGAATAGAGTAAATTTACAAAGCGAGCTGTGGCTTGTCACGTTGCGGTTGAGAGCCCTGTGCGTCCCGCTCATCGGCAGCGCGGCTGGATGGGGTGGCACGGGCGCCCCGTGAAGTGCGGCTCGGCACATGCTGGGGCTGGGGGAGAAGATGAGGTTCGCATCGCAGCAGTCATACCTGCGCTCGATGCTGCGCCCACCCTTGCGGAGGTCGTATGTCGGTTGCGTGCAACTCTTGGCGGCGTTCCTATATGCGTGGTAGATGACGGTTCCACGGACGGGACCCCGCGGGTGGCGGGCGAACTTGGTTGCATGCTGGTTCGGCATCCGCAAAACTACGGCAAGGGCGCAGCGTTGCGGTCCGGTTTTCTCGCAGTGCAGAGAGCGGCGGACCTCATCCTCACGATTGATGCCGACGGGCAGCACGACCCGCGAGAGGTGCCACGCTTCTTGCAGCGGCTCCGCCAAAGTGGCCTGGACATTGTCGTGGGAGATCGCATGTCGCGCCGTGGGGCGATGCCCCGCGACCGCTACTTGAGCAACCGTCTGAGCTCGGCTGTCCTGTCCGTTGTGGCCGGCGTCGCTATCCGGGACAGTCAGTGTGGGTTTCGTCTATTCCGGGCGAAGGTCCTCGAGAAAATCTCGCTGACGACGACCTATTTCGAGACGGAAAGCGAGTTTCTGGTAAAGGCGGCGTGGGCGGGCTTCAAAATCGGAACGGTTTCGATTGCGGCGACCTACGCCAGTCAGAGAAGCCACATCTCGCGGTGGCGTGATACGCTGCGTTTCCTGAAATTGATGATTGCCTTACTGAGAGAACGGTCCGGACTGGGTCAAACAAAGTGCAGAACGGAGAAAGAGTAGCGGTGGGGGTCCTGGGCGCCGAGGAATCGGCCAAGCGCAAGGCCGCAAACCCGATCCGCAGGCTTTATGATTGGGTGCTGAAATGGGCTGAGACGCGTTACGGCTGGCTGGTTCTGGTTCTTCTCGCGTTTGCCGAGTCCTCGTTCTTCCCGGTGCCTCCCGACGTGTTATTGATTGCGCTGGCATTGGCCGTGCCGAAGCGCGCGTTCCAGTACGCAGGCTCTGCGACCGCGGCCTCGGTCATCGGCGGGCTTGGGGGGTACGGAATTGGCATCGCGCTCATGGAAGCAATTGGCTGGAGGATAGTGCACTTCTATCATGCAGAGGAGCTCTTTCGACGGCTTTTTGACACCTTCAACCAGTACAGCTTCTGGGCGGTCTTGTCGGCGGCCTTGACGCCCATCCCATATAAGATCTTCACCATATCGGCAGGGGCTGCGGGCTCGCCGCTCGCGAGTTTCGTGATAGCGTCGATTCTCGGCCGCGGGATGCGTTTCTTTGCAGTGGCTGTCCTGCTGTATGTGTGGGGAGAGAAAGTGAGAACGTTGATCGATCGGTATTTCAACGCCGCAACGGTGGTGTGCTTGCTGCTTCTGATCGGCGGCTTTTTGCTTCTCAAGTACGTCGTGTAGGCAGATCGGGGCGTAGCGCAGCTCGGATAGCGCGCCTGCTTCGGGAGCAGGAGGTCGGCGGTTCAAATCCGCCCGCCCCGACCACGGTTCAATCCCCGGTGAGCGCGACCGGAGGGTTGAACCTTTTCTTTAAGGTGCAGATATTGACACCAGGAGGTTGATGTGAGCAGGAAAGGTGGTTATCCATTCGCCGAGATCGAGGAAAAGTGGCAGCGGAGGTGGCAGGAAACCGGCCTCTACCGCACCGACATGTCCAAGACGGAAAAGAAGCTCTATTGCCTGGTGATGTTCCTGTATCCGTCTGCGGACAAGCTGCACATCGGTCACTGGTACAACTATGCGCCTACCGACAGCTGGGCACGTTTCAAGCGGATGCAGGGTTACAATGTTTTTGAGCCCATGGGATACGACGCATTCGGCCTGCCTGCCGAGAACTATGCCATAAAGAAGGGCGTACATCCGGCAATTAGCACCGCGGAGAACATCCGCTACATTCGCAAGCAACTTGAGCGCTTCGGCGCAATGTACGACTGGGAAAAGGAAATCGACACCAGTTCCCCGCGGTACTACAAATGGACCCAGTGGTTCTTCCTAAAGCTTTATGAACATGGGCTGGCCTACAGGGCCAAGGCACCCGTGAACTGGTGCCCGCAGTGCAGGACCGTGCTTGCCAACGAACAGGTGATCGATGGTCGCTGCGAGCGTTGCTCGACTGAGGTCACTCGCCGCGACCTCGAGCAGTGGTTTTTCCGCATCACCAACTACGCAGAGCGCCTCCTGGAAGGTCACAAGAGACTGCAGTGGCCGGAGAAGACCATCACCATGCAGCGCAACTGGATTGGGCGCAGCGAAGGCGCTCAGATTCGCTTCCCCGTCAAAGGTCATGATGCCGCCGTCGAGGTGTTCACCACGCGTCCGGACACCCTGTTCGGGGCCACCTACATGGTGCTTGCCCCGGAGCATCCTTTGGTCGAGATGGTCACCACAGAATGGCAACGGGATCAGGTCCGGGACTACGTGGAGTGGTGCCGCAGAAAGAGCGAAATCGAGAGAACCAGTACTGAAAAGGAGAAGACGGGCGTTTTCACCGGCGCCTTCACCATCAACCCGATAAATGGCCGTGACATTCCCATCTGGATTGCCGATTATGTGTTGCTTTCGTACGGCACTGGCGCGGTGATGGCGGTGCCAGCCCATGATCAAAGGGACTATGAGTTTGCCGTCAAGTATGGACTGCCGATCGTCCAGGTCGTCGCACCTCCAGAGGGCGAGCTCTTGCCCACGGACCGTGCTTACGAAGGGCCAGGGGTGCTCGTCAATTCCGGTGAATTTTCGGGTATGGACTGGGAACTTGGCGGCAAAGCAATCGTGCAGGCTTTGCAGCGTCAAGGGATGGCGGACTTTAGGGTCACCTACAAGCTTCGGGACTGGCTGATTTCCCGGCAGAGGTATTGGGGTGCGCCGATTCCCATTGTCTATTGCGAAAAGTGTGGCATAGTCCCTGTTCCCGAAAGGGATTTGCCGGTACTCCTCCCACAGAACGTGAAGTTTACCGGCCAGGGTGAGTCGCCTCTGGCCACCGTACCCGAGTTCGTCAACACGACGTGCCCGCAGTGTGGTGGAGCCGCCCGCCGCGAAGTGGACACCATGGACACCTTCGTCTGCTCTTCGTGGTACTTCCTAAGGTTTCCCAGTCCGCACTGCGACGACCGCCCCTTCGACCCAGAGATCGCGGACAAATGGCTGCCCGTGGACCAGTACGTCGGTGGTGCTGAGCACGCTGTTATGCATCTGCTGTACGCGCGCTTTTTCACTATGGCTCTCAAAGACATGGGCCTGGTCAAATTCGACGAGCCTTTCGTGCGCCTGGTCCATCAAGGCATTATTACCAACCGCGGCGCCAAGATGTCCAAATCGCACGGCAACGTAATTAACCCGGAACCGTACCGCGATCGCTACGGGTCGGATACCTTCCGCATGTTCATGATGTTCATGGGAGACTACACCGAGGGCGGCGACTGGAGCGACGAAGGCATCGCCGGTGTATATCGTTTCCTGAACCGAGTCTGGCGGCTTGTGCAAATGTTCCGCGAGCGGCCGCCGCGTGGCAACGAGAGCGAGCGGAGCAGCGAGTTGCTTCACCTCCAGCATCGTACGGTCAAGGCCGTGACACAGGACCTGGAACGATTCCATTTCAACACAGCCATCAGCCGGCTCATGGAATTTGTCTCGGGTATCTACTCGTACATCGAACAGGTGCCCGTCGAGCAACAGAATGAGCAAGTGTTGACTGGAGCGGTGCGGACACTGATACAATGCTTGGCGCCATTTGCGCCGCACCTCGGCGAAGAGCTTTGGGAACAGATTGAGGGAGCTTATAGCGTGTTTGATTCCGGGTGGCCGATCTACGACGAGAAGTTAGCCACGCGGGACATGGTCACTGTGGTCTTTCAGGTCAACGGCAAGCTTCGCTCCTCGGCGTCTGTGCAGCGCGGTTCATCCGAAGAGGCGCTCAAGGAGCTGGCGCTGCGTGATGAGCGCGTGCGTAAGTTTGTTGGTGAGAAGAGTATCCGTCGAGTAGTCGTCGTACCGGACAAGTTAGTAAATGTGGTGGTGGGTTGA contains:
- a CDS encoding glycosyltransferase family 2 protein; this translates as MGWHGRPVKCGSAHAGAGGEDEVRIAAVIPALDAAPTLAEVVCRLRATLGGVPICVVDDGSTDGTPRVAGELGCMLVRHPQNYGKGAALRSGFLAVQRAADLILTIDADGQHDPREVPRFLQRLRQSGLDIVVGDRMSRRGAMPRDRYLSNRLSSAVLSVVAGVAIRDSQCGFRLFRAKVLEKISLTTTYFETESEFLVKAAWAGFKIGTVSIAATYASQRSHISRWRDTLRFLKLMIALLRERSGLGQTKCRTEKE
- a CDS encoding VTT domain-containing protein encodes the protein MGVLGAEESAKRKAANPIRRLYDWVLKWAETRYGWLVLVLLAFAESSFFPVPPDVLLIALALAVPKRAFQYAGSATAASVIGGLGGYGIGIALMEAIGWRIVHFYHAEELFRRLFDTFNQYSFWAVLSAALTPIPYKIFTISAGAAGSPLASFVIASILGRGMRFFAVAVLLYVWGEKVRTLIDRYFNAATVVCLLLLIGGFLLLKYVV
- the leuS gene encoding leucine--tRNA ligase codes for the protein MSRKGGYPFAEIEEKWQRRWQETGLYRTDMSKTEKKLYCLVMFLYPSADKLHIGHWYNYAPTDSWARFKRMQGYNVFEPMGYDAFGLPAENYAIKKGVHPAISTAENIRYIRKQLERFGAMYDWEKEIDTSSPRYYKWTQWFFLKLYEHGLAYRAKAPVNWCPQCRTVLANEQVIDGRCERCSTEVTRRDLEQWFFRITNYAERLLEGHKRLQWPEKTITMQRNWIGRSEGAQIRFPVKGHDAAVEVFTTRPDTLFGATYMVLAPEHPLVEMVTTEWQRDQVRDYVEWCRRKSEIERTSTEKEKTGVFTGAFTINPINGRDIPIWIADYVLLSYGTGAVMAVPAHDQRDYEFAVKYGLPIVQVVAPPEGELLPTDRAYEGPGVLVNSGEFSGMDWELGGKAIVQALQRQGMADFRVTYKLRDWLISRQRYWGAPIPIVYCEKCGIVPVPERDLPVLLPQNVKFTGQGESPLATVPEFVNTTCPQCGGAARREVDTMDTFVCSSWYFLRFPSPHCDDRPFDPEIADKWLPVDQYVGGAEHAVMHLLYARFFTMALKDMGLVKFDEPFVRLVHQGIITNRGAKMSKSHGNVINPEPYRDRYGSDTFRMFMMFMGDYTEGGDWSDEGIAGVYRFLNRVWRLVQMFRERPPRGNESERSSELLHLQHRTVKAVTQDLERFHFNTAISRLMEFVSGIYSYIEQVPVEQQNEQVLTGAVRTLIQCLAPFAPHLGEELWEQIEGAYSVFDSGWPIYDEKLATRDMVTVVFQVNGKLRSSASVQRGSSEEALKELALRDERVRKFVGEKSIRRVVVVPDKLVNVVVG